Proteins encoded in a region of the Coffea eugenioides isolate CCC68of chromosome 4, Ceug_1.0, whole genome shotgun sequence genome:
- the LOC113767376 gene encoding DNA-repair protein XRCC1: MSESKKASSGDGRNSAGTKRNLPSWMSAREERDSSGGKNKEPKSSASASNSGSHDFSKLMEGVVFVLSGFVNPERAELRSWALEMGAEYQPDWNSNCTLLICAFPNTPKFRQVEADSGTIVSKEWILECHEQKKLVDIEPYLLHPGKPWRRQSVPNEASNDCRATSSLKLQKNVEKSSCALPTDGASEDQPSNQVSDCFSPSRVKKWASDDLTRTLSWLESQDEKPEQSEIKKIAAEGILTCLQDAIDALKQGQLILQINEQWACVPRVVEELMKFDGTKDDSASVSKKYLCRHAVACKQIYENEYRNLEDDSSPKKKSKTNDHGKCGYEEGTASKGGDAYESDDTVEMTEEEIERAYNTISSTLLDAG; this comes from the exons ATGTCAGAGTCGAAGAAAGCAAGCTCCGGCGACGGCCGAAATAGCGCCGGAACCAAACGGAATCTTCCTTCATGGATGAGTGCCAGAGAAGAGAGAGATAGTTCAGGTGGTAAAAATAAGGAGCCCAAATCTTCTGCTTCCGCCTCAAATTCCGGTTCCCACGACTTCTCAAAACTCATG GAAGGGGTGGTGTTTGTGCTATCCGGGTTTGTCAACCCGGAGCGGGCCGAGTTACGGTCTTGGGCACTTGAAATGGGAGCGGAGTATCAACCCGATTGGAATTCGAACTGTACCTTGCTCATCTGTGCATTTCCTAACACACCAAAATTTCGGCAAGTAGAGGCTGATTCTGGGACCATTGTTTCCAAG GAATGGATTTTGGAGTGTCATGAGCAGAAAAAGCTTGTGGATATTGAACCTTATCTTTTGCATCCGGGCAAGCCATGGAGGAGGCAAAGTGTTCCCAATGAAGCCAGCAATG ATTGTAGAGCAACTTCATCTCTGAAATTGCAGAAAAATGTGGAGAAAAGCTCATGTGCACTGCCTACTGATGGTGCTTCTGAG GATCAGCCTTCTAACCAAGTTAGTGATTGTTTTTCTCCTTCTAGAGTAAAGAAATGGGCTAGTGATGATTTGACTAGGACGCTATCATGGCTGGAAAGTCAAGATGAGAAG CCAGAACAGAGTGAGATAAAGAAAATAGCTGCAGAGGGGATCCTCACCTGTTTGCAGGATGCCATAGATGCACTCAAGCAAGGGCAG CTTATCCTGCAAATAAATGAGCAGTGGGCCTGCGTCCCCAGGGTGGTTGAGGAGCTGATGAAGTTTGATGGCACCAAGGATGATTCAGCTTCAGTTAGCAAGAAATATCTTTGCAGACATGCTGTCGCCTGTAAACAGATTTATGAGAATGAGTACAGAAACTTGGAAGATGATTCATCTCCAAAGAAGAAGTCGAAGACTAATGACCATGGGAAGTGCGGGTATGAAGAAGGGACAGCTTCTAAGGGTGGCGATGCCTATGAAAGCGATGATACTGTTGAGATGACAGAAGAGGAAATAGAGCGAGCTTATAATACCATTTCTTCTACACTACTTGATGCTGGCTAA
- the LOC113767777 gene encoding N-terminal acetyltransferase A complex auxiliary subunit NAA15: MGTSLPSREGNLFKLIVKSYETKQYKKGLKAADSILKKFPNHGETLSMKGLTLNCLDRKPEAYELVRRGLKNDLKSHVCWHVYGLLYRSDREYREAIKCYRNALRIDPDNIEILRDLSLLQAQMRDLDGFVETRQRLLTLKPNHRMNWIGFAVAHHLNSNGSKAIEILEAYEGTLDDDHPPDNERCEHGEMLLYKISLLEESGLLERALEELHKEESKIVDKLAYKEQEVSLLTKLGLLEEGEKEYRLLLSMNPDNYRYYEGLQRCLGLFSEKDHYSSDEIGQLEELYESLAQQYNKSSAVKRIPLDFLEGEKFQKAVESYIRPLLTKGVPSLFSDLSPLYDHPGKADILEHVVLGLELSLKTSGGYPGSLDKEPPSTLMWALFYLAQHYDRRDQQDIALAKIDEAIVHTPTAIDLYSVKSRILKHAGDFLAAAAMADEARCMDLADRYINSECVKRMLQADQVTLAEKTAVLFTKDGEQHNNLYDMQCMWYELASGESYLRQGDLGRALKKFLAVEKHYADIVEDQFDFHSYCLRKMTLRTYVEMLKFQDRLHSHTYFRKAAFGAVRCYIKLYDSPSKPSAEEDDEMSKLPPSQRKKLRQKQKKAEARAKKEAEIKTEESQASNASKSVKRHVKPVDPDPHGERLLQVEDPLLEATKYLKLLQEYSPDFLETHVLSFEVHMRKQKRLCALKAVRNLLRLNADHPDTHRCLIKFFHKVGSLPAAVTTAEKIIWAAIEEERLTYGQLREKSLLEANASFFETHKDSLMHRAAAAEMLFVLESNKKDEAVKLIEESINEPLSIKGLLGPARKWKLKDCIAVHSVLEKIFDDQDVALRWKLRCAEYFPYSTYFGGKKCSAITKLAHHQTEETSESAGTVNPHATEFSTNGNLEKS; this comes from the exons ATGGGCACCTCACTTCCTTCTAGGGAGGGTAACCTCTTCAAATTGATTGTG AAATCATATGAAACGAAGCAGTATAAAAAGGGGTTGAAGGCAGCCGATTCAATTTTAAAGAAGTTTCCCAATCATGGAG AAACGCTTTCGATGAAAGGATTGACATTGAATTGCCTAGACCGCAAACCAGAAGCTTATGAACTTGTTCGACGAGGTTTGAAG AATGACCTTAAAAGTCACGTTTGCTGGCATGTTTATGGTCTTCTGTATCGGTCTGACAGAGAGTACAGGGAGGCAATCAAATGCTACCGTAATGCACTTAGGATTGATCCTGACAACATTGAAATACTTCGTGACCTGTCTCTTTTACAG GCACAAATGCGtgatttggatggttttgtTGAAACAAGACAACGACTGCTCACTTTGAAACCAAACCACCGCATGAACTGGATAGGCTTTGCTGTAGCCCATCACTTGAACTCAAA tGGATCAAAAGCCATAGAAATCCTTGAAGCATATGAAGGAACTCTGGATGATGATCATCCGCCAGATAATGAGCGTTGTGAGCATGGGGAAATGCTTTTGTACAAG ATATCTTTGCTTGAGGAGAGTGGGCTTCTTGAGAGAGCTCTCGAGGAATTGCACAAGGAGGAGTCCAAAATT GTTGATAAACTGGCCTACAAGGAACAAGAGGTTTCTCTTCTGACGAAGCTTGGTCTTCTGGAAGAAGGTGAAAAAGAGTACAGATTGCTGCTCTCCATGAATCCTGACAATTACAG ATATTATGAAGGGTTACAAAGATGCCTGGGGCTTTTTTCTGAAAAGGATCATTATTCATCAGATGAGATTGGTCAGTTAGAAGAATTGTACGAGTCACTTGCTCAGCAATACAACAAGTCATCTGCTGTTAAG AGAATCCCACTGGATTTTCTTGAAGGTGAAAAGTTCCAGAAAGCGGTAGAGAGTTATATTCGTCCTCTCTTAACAAAG GGGgttccttcattattttctgaTCTATCCCCTCTCTATGATCACCCTGGAAAG GCAGATATCCTGGAACATGTAGTTCTTGGGTTGGAGTTGTCCCTTAAGACAAGTGGTGGATATCCTGGGAG CTTGGATAAAGAGCCACCTTCTACATTGATGTGGGCCTTGTTTTATTTAGCTCAG CACTATGACAGACGTGATCAACAAGATATTGCTCTAGCAAAAATTGATGAGGCTATAGTACACACTCCGACTGCGATAGATTTGTACTCTGTCAAG AGCAGGATTTTAAAACATGCAGGTGACTTCTTAGCTGCCGCTGCAATGGCAGATGAAGCTAGGTGTATGGATCTTGCAGATCGCTATATTAATAGCGAATGTGTTAAACGCATGCTGCAGGCTGATCAG GTTACTCTGGCAGAAAAAACAGCTGTATTATTCACAAAAGATGGAGAGCAACATAACAACCTCTATGACATGCAGTGCATGTG GTATGAATTGGCATCAGGTGAAAGTTACTTGCGGCAAGGTGACCTTGGACGAGCTTTGAAGAAATTCTTAGCTGTTGAAAAGCACTATGCTGATATCGTTGAAGACCAATTTGATTTCCATTCCTATTGCTTAAGAAAAATGACTCTCCGGACTTATGTTGAAATGTTGAAATTTCAAGATAGGCTCCATTCACATACTTATTTTCGTAAAGCAGCTTTTGGAGCTGTCAG ATGCTATATTAAGCTGTACGATTCTCCTTCTAAGCCATCAGCTGAAGAAGATGATGAGATGTCGAAGTTGCCACCTTCTCAAAGAAAGAAACTGaggcaaaaacaaaagaaggcaGAAGCGCGAGCTAAGAAA GAGGCAGAAATTAAAACGGAAGAATCACAAGCCAGTAACGCCTCTAAATCTGTGAAGCGTCATGTGAAACCAGTAGATCCAGATCCACACGGTGAAAGGTTATTGCAG GTTGAAGATCCATTGCTTGAAGCAACTAAGTATTTGAAGCTTCTTCAGGAATACTCACCTGATTTCTTGGAGACACATGTACTCTCTTTTGAAGTACATATGAGAAAGCAGAAACGCTTGTGTGCTTTGAAG GCAGTAAGGAATTTATTGCGGTTGAATGCTGACCATCCAGACACACATCGTTGCTTG ATAAAATTCTTTCACAAAGTAGGATCCTTGCCTGCTGCAGTGACAACTGCTGAAAAGATCATCTGGGCTGCAATTGAAGAAGAGCGACTGACATATGG TCAGTTGCGCGAGAAATCTCTTCTGGAGGCTAATGCCTCTTTCTTTGAGACACATAAAG ATTCTTTGATGCATAGAGCAGCTGCAGCAGAAATGCTGTTTGTTTTGGAATCAAACAAGAAGGATGAGGCTGTCAAATTAATTGAAGAATCAATCAATGAACCCTTGTCAAT AAAAGGACTTCTTGGACCGGCGAGGAAATGGAAGCTCAAAGATTGTATTGCTGTTCACAGTGTGCTAGAGAAAATATTTGATGATCAAGATGTAGCCTTGC GATGGAAATTACGCTGTGCTGAATATTTTCCATATTCTACATACTTCGGAGGCAAAAAGTGTTCTGCTATCACAAAATTGGCTCATCACCAAACAGAGGAAACCTCTGAAAGTGCAGGTACAGTCAATCCCCATGCCACTGAATTTTCAACGAATGGAAACCTGGAGAAATCATAA
- the LOC113768113 gene encoding auxin-responsive protein IAA1-like — MSSDKSKVSPESYSSAMNFEETELSLGLPGGPRVLNCSRKRSLSGGADLRLWCSSSGQNETSDSTTIPPAKAQVVGWPPVKSSRRNMMKSSKYVKVAVDGAPYLRKVDLEMYNGYQQLLAGLEGMFTCQTICNGANQKKLMDPANGMQYVPTYEDKDGDWMLVGDVPWKMFVESCKRLRLMKSSEAIELATRTPPNCSSTC, encoded by the exons ATGTCATCCGACAAGTCTAAAGTGTCGCCAGAATCCTACTCCTCCGCCATGAATTTTGAGGAAACTGAGCTCAGCTTAGGCTTACCAGGTGGACCTCGAGTCCTGAATTGCAGCCGGAAACGGAGTCTTTCAGGAGGTGCTGATCTGAGACTGTGGTGTTCAAGTTCTGGGCAAAATGAAACCTCAGACTCAACAACCATACCTCCAGCAAA GGCACAAGTGGTAGGATGGCCACCTGTAAAATCATCGAGGAGGAACATGATGAAGAGTAGCAAATACGTAAAGGTGGCAGTAGATGGAGCTCCATACCTGAGAAAAGTTGATTTGGAGATGTACAACGGCTACCAGCAGCTTTTAGCCGGTCTGGAGGGCATGTTTACCTGCCAAACCATAT GTAATGGTGCGAATCAGAAAAAGCTGATGGATCCTGCAAATGGTATGCAATATGTGCCAACCTATGAAGACAAGGACGGAGACTGGATGTTAGTTGGAGATGTTCCTTGGAA AATGTTTGTGGAATCGTGCAAGAGATTGAGATTAATGAAAAGCTCGGAGGCAATTGAATTGG CTACAAGGACACCTCCAAATTGCTCGAGCACTTGCTGA
- the LOC113768465 gene encoding auxin-induced protein 22A-like has protein sequence MAKDGLGLEITELRLGLPGGGFDQVMLKTGKKRVFSEIEEDHHQNGKRSNGAKSEIIPKNEVVGWPPVCSHRRKISFNGQESTKLYVKVSMDGAPFLRKIDLAAQKCYSDLQLNLERLFGCYGIGEALNDADSSEYVPIYEDKDGDWMLLGDVPWTMFIESCKRLRIMKRTDAKGIGIHPKSTLKGTSRDG, from the exons ATGGCGAAAGACGGTCTTGGACTTGAAATTACCGAGCTCAGGTTAGGGCTTCCAGGAGGTGGCTTTGATCAAGTGATGCTGAAAACTGGCAAGAAAAGGGTGTTTTCCGAGATTGAAGAGGATCATCATCAGAATGGGAAGAGATCGAATGGAGCTAAGTCTGAAATAATACCAAAAAATGAAGTGGTGGGATGGCCTCCAGTTTGCTCCCACCGGAGGAAGATTAGCTTTAATGGCCAGGAATCAACAAAACTGTACGTCAAAGTTAGCATGGATGGCGCCCCTTTTCTCCGCAAAATTGATTTGGCTGCTCAGAAATGCTATTCTGACCTTCAGCTGAATCTTGAAAGGCTTTTCGGTTGTTACGGTATTG GAGAGGCGTTGAACGATGCGGACAGTTCAGAATACGTTCCCATATATGAGGACAAGGACGGGGACTGGATGCTCTTGGGTGATGTTCCCTGGAC GATGTTCATTGAATCATGTAAAAGGCTGAGGATCATGAAGAGGACGGATGCAAAAGGCATTGGGATTCATCCAAAGAGCACTTTGAAAGGAACCTCACGAGATGGATGA